Proteins from a genomic interval of Lycium ferocissimum isolate CSIRO_LF1 chromosome 2, AGI_CSIRO_Lferr_CH_V1, whole genome shotgun sequence:
- the LOC132036594 gene encoding transcription factor bHLH93-like isoform X1, which produces MELTQQDLLEELLAPRRESWSTFPSGVNDFFPNGWTFESSPFYQNPEFVALNSSLLGLISPPTTTESDNFHQCPDFTSPESYPFLDSSFTKINDTVLPVLEIQDEYNQEEFDGIIASDFNGLQEDLNSFGTNSDVKAEEANSRLMDVCSNVGEKKNKVRKVEGQPSKNLMAERRRRKRLNDRLSMLRSIVPKISKMDRTSILGDAIDYMKELLEKIHTLREDDNVKDELKDIKFMGNFKELKPNEALVKNPPKFEVERRNMDTRIEICCAAKPGLLLSTVSTLEAVGLDVQQCVISCFSDFSLQASCSEAREHRTILSCEDVKQTLFKTAGYGGRCL; this is translated from the exons atggagCTTACTCAACAGGATCTTTTGGAGGAATTACTAGCTCCAAGGAGAGAAAGTTGGAGCACTTTTCCAAGTGGAGTAAATGATTTTTTCCCAAATGGATGGACTTTTGAATCATCACCTTTTTACCAAAATCCTGAATTTGTAGCCTTAAATTCATCACTTTTAGGCCTCATTTCACCCCCTACTACTACAGAATCAGATAATTTTCATCAGTGTCCTGATTTCACTTCACCAGAATCCTATCCATTTCTTGATTCTTCTTTCACCAAAATTAATGATACAGTGTTGCCAGTACTTGAAATTCAAGATGAGTACAATCAAGAAGAATTTGATGGGATTATTGCTAGTGATTTTAACGGTTTGCAAGAAGACTTGAATAGTTTTGGTACTAATAGTGATGTTAAAGCTGAAGAAGCAAATTCAAGATTAATGGATGTTTGTTCTAATGTGggagaaaagaagaataaagtTAGGAAGGTTGAAGGGCAGCCTTCAAAGAATTTAATGGCAGAGAGGAGGAGAAGAAAGCGACTCAATGATCGACTCTCTATGCTTAGATCCATTGTTCCTAAGATTAGTAAG ATGGACAGAACATCTATACTTGGGGACGCAATTGATTACATGAAGGAGCTGTTAGAAAAAATCCACACATTGCGTGAAGATGATAATGTAAAAGACGAACTTAAGGATATCAAATTCATGGGCAACTTCAAGGAGCTAAAGCCAAATGAAGCACTTGTTAAAAACCCTCCTAAG TTTGAGGTAGAAAGGAGAAATATGGACACGAGAATCGAGATCTGTTGTGCTGCAAAACCAGGATTGTTGTTATCGACAGTGAGCACGTTAGAAGCAGTTGGGCTTGATGTACAACAATGTGTTATCAGCTGTTTTAGTGACTTCTCATTGCAAGCTTCTTGTTCTGAG GCAAGGGAGCATCGAACAATTTTGAGCTGTGAAGACGTAAAGCAAACCTTGTTCAAAACAGCAGGTTATGGAGGAAGATGTCTTTAG
- the LOC132036594 gene encoding transcription factor bHLH93-like isoform X2: MELTQQDLLEELLAPRRESWSTFPSGVNDFFPNGWTFESSPFYQNPEFVALNSSLLGLISPPTTTESDNFHQCPDFTSPESYPFLDSSFTKINDTVLPVLEIQDEYNQEEFDGIIASDFNGLQEDLNSFGTNSDVKAEEANSRLMDVCSNVGEKKNKVRKVEGQPSKNLMAERRRRKRLNDRLSMLRSIVPKISKMDRTSILGDAIDYMKELLEKIHTLREDDNVKDELKDIKFMGNFKELKPNEALVKNPPKFEVERRNMDTRIEICCAAKPGLLLSTVSTLEAVGLDVQQCVISCFSDFSLQASCSEVLLSLTSGKGASNNFEL, from the exons atggagCTTACTCAACAGGATCTTTTGGAGGAATTACTAGCTCCAAGGAGAGAAAGTTGGAGCACTTTTCCAAGTGGAGTAAATGATTTTTTCCCAAATGGATGGACTTTTGAATCATCACCTTTTTACCAAAATCCTGAATTTGTAGCCTTAAATTCATCACTTTTAGGCCTCATTTCACCCCCTACTACTACAGAATCAGATAATTTTCATCAGTGTCCTGATTTCACTTCACCAGAATCCTATCCATTTCTTGATTCTTCTTTCACCAAAATTAATGATACAGTGTTGCCAGTACTTGAAATTCAAGATGAGTACAATCAAGAAGAATTTGATGGGATTATTGCTAGTGATTTTAACGGTTTGCAAGAAGACTTGAATAGTTTTGGTACTAATAGTGATGTTAAAGCTGAAGAAGCAAATTCAAGATTAATGGATGTTTGTTCTAATGTGggagaaaagaagaataaagtTAGGAAGGTTGAAGGGCAGCCTTCAAAGAATTTAATGGCAGAGAGGAGGAGAAGAAAGCGACTCAATGATCGACTCTCTATGCTTAGATCCATTGTTCCTAAGATTAGTAAG ATGGACAGAACATCTATACTTGGGGACGCAATTGATTACATGAAGGAGCTGTTAGAAAAAATCCACACATTGCGTGAAGATGATAATGTAAAAGACGAACTTAAGGATATCAAATTCATGGGCAACTTCAAGGAGCTAAAGCCAAATGAAGCACTTGTTAAAAACCCTCCTAAG TTTGAGGTAGAAAGGAGAAATATGGACACGAGAATCGAGATCTGTTGTGCTGCAAAACCAGGATTGTTGTTATCGACAGTGAGCACGTTAGAAGCAGTTGGGCTTGATGTACAACAATGTGTTATCAGCTGTTTTAGTGACTTCTCATTGCAAGCTTCTTGTTCTGAGGTACTACTATCTTTGACCTCTG GCAAGGGAGCATCGAACAATTTTGAGCTGTGA